In the Candidatus Ancaeobacter aquaticus genome, AAACAACTCCAGATCTTTTCTTATTACAGAACGTTTGCTCTCTCTGCGTAAAATAACCCCGAGAGCATGATGGAACGTGTATGAATAGTGATCGTGATTTCCCAGCACATAGTATTTCCCGTAAGTAGGATTAAACATATTTAATCCTTTAATAAGACTGTGGAGACCTTCCATTTCATCTATTGAGTCACCAGTTATGAGCACCAAGTCGTATTGCTGTAGAGATACCTTGCGAAGTACATTTATTTTCCAGGGATCTTTCTTCTTGAAATGAAGATCTGAAAGATGAAGAATAGTAAAAGTCTTTTTCGGGAGGTGCTTTGTTGTTTGTATGCTAACGTGTTCTATTTTTACTCTTTTTGGCTCAATAAATACTGACCATAAAGCAATGCAAATGCAAATTGTTAAAAGACATATAAAAAAAGTTGTCATATGTTCTCCAAAAAGTGGTTACGACAAGAGGACTGAGGAGATATGCTTACCGTGAGCGGTTGCTCTTTATAGGAAACTCGAAAAAAAGCATTCTAAAATCTTGCATTGCTGATGAGCCTCTCTTCTGGTCATATTTTACATCCGA is a window encoding:
- a CDS encoding metallophosphoesterase, coding for MTTFFICLLTICICIALWSVFIEPKRVKIEHVSIQTTKHLPKKTFTILHLSDLHFKKKDPWKINVLRKVSLQQYDLVLITGDSIDEMEGLHSLIKGLNMFNPTYGKYYVLGNHDHYSYTFHHALGVILRRESKRSVIRKDLELFSRTLHENNCHLLHNSHITIDELNISIAGIDDYYAGRSDIKKACQDINAQRFNILLSHTPDPVMFAPNTLIDLALSGHTHGGQICLPFIGAMVTHSILPGKHASGFVTLNDIPCYVSRGLSAFKLLPFRFLCRPEVTFISISQKD